Sequence from the bacterium genome:
TCTGCTTTGTTATCCATTATAGGTTTAAGTAAATATTTTAATTCTAATGGATCATATTCTAAATCAGCATCTTGAATTGCTATAATATCACCTGTAGAATTTTTTATTCCTGTTTTTATAGCAGCACCTTTACCTTGGTTTTTTTCATGATAAATAATATGTAATTTGCAATTTGTAATCTGTAATCTACTTAAAATATTTCGTGTGGTATCTGTAGATCCATCATCTACAACAATAATTTCTTTCTCTATTTCAAAATCTATATCTTTTATTTTTTCTAATACTTTGTTTATCGTGTTTTCTTCATTATATACAGGTATTATTATTGAAAGTTTCATAAGAATATATAACAATATCAGTTAATATANNNNNNNNNNAACTTTTTGCCAGGTATATTTTTCTTCAATAAGTTCTCTTCCATTATAAGCAA
This genomic interval carries:
- a CDS encoding glycosyltransferase family 2 protein is translated as MKLSIIIPVYNEENTINKVLEKIKDIDFEIEKEIIVVDDGSTDTTRNILSRLQITNCKLHIIYHEKNQGKGAAIKTGIKNSTGDIIAIQDADLEYDPLELKYLLKPIMDNKA